A genome region from Nicotiana tabacum cultivar K326 chromosome 13, ASM71507v2, whole genome shotgun sequence includes the following:
- the LOC107772502 gene encoding uncharacterized protein LOC107772502 isoform X1: protein MAMRSVVSSSGVRRLMDGSGRSSVSGLRYFTDGKGRVLSEEERAKETVYIQKMERERMEKAKLKAEREKADKENMSRIDPANPGSSVGVETL from the exons ATGGCGATGAGATCTGTCGTTTCAAGCAGTGGAGTCCGTCGTTTAATGGATGGTAGTGGACGATCATCGGTTTCGGGCCTTCGCTATTTCACCGACGGCAAAGGTCGAGTCCTCAGTGAAGAAGAACGTGCTAAAGAGACCGTTTACATTCAg aaaatggaaagggAGAGGATGGAGAAGGCGAAGCTGAAGGCTGAAAGAGAGAAAGCTGACAAG GAAAATATGAGTAGAATTGATCCTGCCAACCCCGGTTCATCCGTTGGAGTCGAGACACTGTAA
- the LOC107772502 gene encoding uncharacterized protein LOC107772502 isoform X2 codes for MAMRSVVSSSGVRRLMDGSGRSSVSGLRYFTDGKGRVLSEEERAKETVYIQKMERERMEKAKLKAEREKADKQKAEEEAHKS; via the exons ATGGCGATGAGATCTGTCGTTTCAAGCAGTGGAGTCCGTCGTTTAATGGATGGTAGTGGACGATCATCGGTTTCGGGCCTTCGCTATTTCACCGACGGCAAAGGTCGAGTCCTCAGTGAAGAAGAACGTGCTAAAGAGACCGTTTACATTCAg aaaatggaaagggAGAGGATGGAGAAGGCGAAGCTGAAGGCTGAAAGAGAGAAAGCTGACAAG CAGAAGGCTGAAGAAGAGGCTCATAAGAGCTGA
- the LOC107772502 gene encoding uncharacterized protein LOC107772502 isoform X3 has product MAMRSVVSSSGVRRLMDGSGRSSVSGLRYFTDGKGRVLSEEERAKETVYIQKMERERMEKAKLKAEREKADKKAEEEAHKS; this is encoded by the exons ATGGCGATGAGATCTGTCGTTTCAAGCAGTGGAGTCCGTCGTTTAATGGATGGTAGTGGACGATCATCGGTTTCGGGCCTTCGCTATTTCACCGACGGCAAAGGTCGAGTCCTCAGTGAAGAAGAACGTGCTAAAGAGACCGTTTACATTCAg aaaatggaaagggAGAGGATGGAGAAGGCGAAGCTGAAGGCTGAAAGAGAGAAAGCTGACAAG AAGGCTGAAGAAGAGGCTCATAAGAGCTGA